A window from Salvia miltiorrhiza cultivar Shanhuang (shh) chromosome 2, IMPLAD_Smil_shh, whole genome shotgun sequence encodes these proteins:
- the LOC131011910 gene encoding uncharacterized protein LOC131011910: protein MAESESAQNSVPQALQVAKRLEKFKTTIFTQMSSLAIKHGAINLGQGFPNFDGPEFVKEAAVQAIRDGNNQYARGIGVPDLNAAVAERFKKDTGLVVDPEKEVTITSGCTEAIAATMLGLINPGDEVILFAPFYDSYQATLSMAGAVTKSVTLRPPNFSAPIDELKSLVSRSTRAILLNTPHNPTGKMFTREELDAIASLCIEHDVLVFSDEVYDKLAFEMDHISIASLPGMYERTVTLNSLGKTFSLTGWKIGWAVAPPQLTWGVRQAHSFLTFSTATPLQHAAVAALRAPDSYFEELKNDYLSKKSILVEGLKSVGFRVFPSSGTYFVVVDHTPFGFENDVAFCEYLIKEVGVVAIPTSVFYLNPEEGKNLVRFAFCKDEQTLRNAVERMKEKLIKKH from the exons ATGGCTGAGAGCGAGTCAGCCCAAAACTCAGTTCCGCAAGCTCTCCAG GTTGCCAAGCGCTTGGAGAAGTTCAAAACTACTATTTTCACACAAATGAGTAGCCTTGCTATCAAGCATGGTGCTATTAACCTAGGACAAGGGTTTCCCAACTTCGACGGCCCAGAGTTTGTCAAAGAAGCCGCCGTTCAGGCCATTAGAGACGGCAACAACCAGTATGCTCGCGGAATTGGGGTCCCTGATCTGAACGCAGCTGTGGCCGAGCGTTTCAAGAAGGACACCGGGCTTGTGGTTGATCCGGAGAAGGAGGTCACCATCACCTCCGGCTGTACAGAGGCAATCGCTGCAACAATGCTGGGCTTGATAAACCCCGGTGATGAAGTCATCCTCTTTGCTCCGTTCTACGACTCCTACCAAGCCACCCTTTCCATGGCTGGCGCTGTCACAAAGTCTGTCACCTTGAGGCCCCCAAACTTCTCTGCCCCCATTGATGAGCTGAAATCCCTCGTCTCAAGAAGCACGCGTGCAATCCTGCTCAACACTCCACACAACCCCACGGGGAAAATGTTCACGAGGGAGGAACTTGATGCCATCGCATCTCTCTGCATTGAGCACGATGTTCTTGTCTTCTCTGATGAAGTCTATGACAAGTTGGCTTTTGAGATGGATCACATCTCCATTGCCTCCCTCCCCGGGATGTACGAGCGGACAGTGACCTTGAACTCGTTGGGGAAGACCTTCTCGTTGACAGGTTGGAAGATCGGTTGGGCCGTGGCTCCACCGCAGCTGACATGGGGTGTGAGGCAGGCGCATTCCTTCCTCACTTTTTCGACAGCCACACCTTTGCAGCACGCGGCTGTGGCCGCCCTTCGAGCTCCGGATTCGTATTTTGAAGAGCTGAAGAATGACTATTTGTCTAAGAAGAGTATTCTGGTGGAGGGGTTGAAGTCTGTGGGGTTTCGGGTGTTTCCATCGAGTGGAACCTACTTTGTAGTGGTTGATCACACCCCGTTCGGGTTCGAAAATGATGTCGCCTTCTGCGAGTATCTGATCAAGGAAGTCGGCGTCGTCGCCATCCCGACGAGCGTCTTCTACTTGAATCCGGAAGAGGGCAAGAATCTTGTGAGGTTCGCCTTCTGCAAAGATGAGCAAACTCTTCGAAACGCGGTTGAGAGGATGAAGGAGAAGCTGATTAAGAAGCATTAA
- the LOC131011908 gene encoding uncharacterized protein LOC131011908, which produces MKLETADQKMDCQKSQVKLTRTNSSLLRSSPTIRSSIHSLSSVSEIAPDSDTEDLEEQKPHSRPAPPPLRSAPSRAAPLAAAFLLLLYTLFAFFNRDDLATSENLLLALIFVAVLLFLFSRNKGLVIRNFSLLKQICDEYGKKLGFSCFASRAHSKPVQWFIGEAESEDLERSKECGKERRSRRIIREGVEFYSNGDFYEGEFHKGTCNGSGVYNYFVNGRYEGDWIDGKYDGYGIESWARGSRYRGQYRQGLRHGYGVYKFYTGDSYAGEWCNGQSHGVGAQTCADGSCYVGEFKCGVKHGLGCYHFRNGDRYAGEYYGDKIHGFGVYHFANGHFYEGSWHEGRKQGYGMYTFRNGEARCGEWDDGNLKIPLAPLTDAVLRAVQAARKTAENAIHLRRVDEQVNKAVVAANRAATAARVAAIKAVQNRIDGKFCDTNL; this is translated from the exons ATGAAATTGGAGACCGCCGATCAGAAAATGGACTGTCAGAAAAGCCAGGTGAAGCTCACTCGCACGAATTCCTCACTCCTCCGCTCATCCCCCACCATCCGCTCATCCATTCACAGTTTGTCTTCCGTGAGCGAGATCGCGCCCGATTCGGACACGGAGGACCTCGAGGAGCAGAAGCCCCATAGCAGACCGGCTCCCCCGCCGCTCCGCTCCGCTCCGTCTCGTGCGGCGCCGCTGGCCGCCGCCTTCCTCCTCCTGCTCTATACGCTCTTCGCCTTCTTCAATAGGGACGATTTAGCCACCTCGGAGAATCTACTCTTAGCTTTAATTTTCGTCGCGGTTTTGCTGTTTCTGTTCTCGAGAAACAAGGGTTTAGTAATTAGGAATTTCAGCTTACTCAAGCAAATTTGTGATGAGTATGGAAAAAAGTTAGGGTTCTCGTGTTTTGCTTCGAGAGCTCATTCGAAACCGGTGCAGTGGTTCATCGGTGAGGCGGAATCGGAGGATTTGGAGAGGAGCAAGGAATGCGGCAAGGAGAGGAGGAGTAGGAGGATCATTAGGGAAGGTGTTGAGTTTTACAGCAATGGCGATTTCTACGAAGGCGAGTTTCATAAGGGGACGTGCAATGGGAGTGGAGTGTACAATTACTTTGTGAATGGGAGGTATGAAGGGGATTGGATTGATGGGAAATATGATGGGTATGGGATCGAGAGCTGGGCCAGAGGGAGTAGGTATAGAGGGCAGTATCGGCAGGGTCTGCGCCATGGATACGGAGTGTATAAGTTCTATACAGGGGATTCTTATGCTGGAGAGTGGTGCAATGGGCAGAGCCATGGTGTTGGAGCGCAGACTTGTGCTGATGGGAGCTGCTACGTTGGCGAGTTCAAGTGTGGGGTTAAACATGGCCTTGGATGCTACCATTTCAG GAATGGAGATAGATACGCTGGGGAGTACTATGGAGATAAAATTCACGGCTTCGGGGTCTATCACTTCGCCAACGGCCATTTCTACGAAGGGTCGTGGCACGAGGGCCGGAAGCAGGGCTACGGGATGTATACTTTCCGAAATGGCGAGGCCAGATGTGGAGAATGGGATGATGGCAATCTCAAGATCCCCCTCGCCCCGCTCACTGATGCAGTTCTTCGAGCAGTTCAG GCTGCTAGGAAAACTGCAGAGAACGCAATCCACCTCCGTCGGGTTGATGAGCAAGTGAACAAGGCCGTGGTGGCTGCGAACAGGGCTGCCACCGCAGCCAGAGTTGCTGCCATCAAAGCTGTTCAGAATAGGATCGATGGAAAATTTTGTGACACTAACTTGTGA